One genomic region from Edaphobacter dinghuensis encodes:
- a CDS encoding CTP synthase has translation MSAKYIFVTGGVVSSLGKGLAAASIGCLLEARGIKVNLMKFDPYLNVDPGTMSPFQHGEVFVTDDGAETDLDLGHYERFTHAKLTRDNNLTTGRIYEQIITKERRGDYLGKTVQVIPHVTNEIKNAMRKVAADTEVTIVEIGGTVGDIESLPFLEAIRQMRQDLGRDNTVFVHVTLIPWIAAAQELKTKPTQHSVKEMLSIGIQPDILLCRSDRPVPREMRSKIALFCNVEEPAVIAARDVASIYEVPLTFAAEGVDALALKYLRIDAKEPNLSKWQDIVHRAYNPKDEVSIGIVGKYVEYEDSYKSLKEALVHGALAHNLKLRVTWIEAEGLESDDYATQLEDFDGILVPGGFGKRGIEGMLNAIRYARESGTPYFGICLGMQTACIEYARNVCGLKEANSGEFDPATPHRIIYKLRELTGVEEMGGTMRLGAWDCVMEAGSLAAQAYGTTEISERHRHRYEFNREYEALLTGAGLRITGTTPDATYVEIVEIPGHPFFLGCQFHPEFKSKPLEPHPLFRDFVAASYRNRIAQPVGSEAVAAKSE, from the coding sequence ATGTCAGCAAAGTACATCTTTGTTACCGGCGGAGTTGTGTCCAGCCTTGGTAAAGGTCTCGCCGCAGCTTCTATTGGCTGCCTTCTTGAGGCCCGCGGCATCAAGGTCAACCTCATGAAGTTTGACCCCTATCTCAACGTCGATCCCGGCACCATGTCGCCCTTCCAGCATGGCGAAGTCTTTGTCACCGACGACGGCGCAGAGACCGACCTCGATCTTGGCCACTACGAGCGCTTCACCCACGCTAAGCTGACCCGCGACAACAACCTCACCACGGGCCGCATCTACGAGCAGATCATCACCAAGGAGCGCCGCGGTGACTATCTCGGCAAGACGGTGCAGGTCATTCCCCACGTCACCAACGAGATCAAGAACGCCATGCGCAAGGTCGCCGCCGACACCGAGGTGACCATCGTAGAAATCGGCGGAACGGTGGGCGATATCGAGTCGCTTCCCTTCCTCGAAGCGATCCGCCAGATGCGCCAGGACCTTGGCCGCGACAATACCGTCTTCGTGCATGTCACGTTAATCCCGTGGATTGCCGCTGCTCAGGAACTTAAGACCAAGCCCACCCAGCACTCCGTCAAGGAGATGCTCTCCATCGGTATCCAGCCTGACATTCTGCTTTGCCGCTCCGATCGCCCAGTCCCCCGCGAGATGCGCAGCAAGATTGCCCTCTTCTGCAACGTCGAAGAGCCTGCTGTCATTGCAGCACGCGACGTCGCCAGCATCTATGAGGTTCCGTTGACCTTCGCCGCAGAAGGGGTAGACGCTCTTGCGCTGAAATACCTCCGCATCGACGCCAAGGAGCCTAACCTCTCCAAGTGGCAGGACATTGTTCACCGCGCCTACAACCCCAAGGATGAGGTCTCCATCGGCATCGTCGGCAAGTACGTCGAGTATGAGGACAGCTATAAATCTCTGAAGGAAGCTCTGGTTCATGGCGCGCTCGCGCACAATCTGAAGCTTCGGGTGACTTGGATCGAAGCTGAAGGCCTTGAATCCGACGACTATGCGACACAGCTTGAGGACTTCGACGGCATCCTCGTCCCCGGCGGCTTCGGCAAGCGCGGCATCGAAGGTATGCTGAACGCTATTCGCTATGCACGCGAGAGCGGCACACCGTACTTCGGTATCTGCCTCGGCATGCAGACCGCCTGCATCGAGTATGCCCGCAACGTCTGCGGCCTCAAAGAGGCTAACTCCGGCGAGTTCGATCCTGCCACACCGCACCGCATCATCTATAAGCTCCGCGAGCTTACGGGCGTGGAGGAGATGGGTGGCACCATGCGCCTTGGGGCATGGGACTGCGTGATGGAGGCTGGCTCTCTGGCGGCTCAGGCCTACGGGACAACTGAAATTTCAGAGCGCCATCGTCATCGCTACGAGTTCAATCGTGAGTACGAAGCCCTACTCACGGGAGCTGGCCTGCGCATCACCGGAACCACCCCCGACGCTACCTATGTCGAGATCGTGGAGATTCCCGGCCACCCATTCTTCCTCGGCTGCCAGTTCCACCCCGAGTTCAAATCGAAGCCACTGGAGCCACATCCGCTCTTCCGCGACTTTGTCGCCGCCAGCTACCGCAATCGTATTGCCCAGCCAGTCGGCAGCGAGGCTGTAGCCGCCAAGAGCGAATAA
- a CDS encoding AraC family transcriptional regulator, translating to MQTEPIDKRTDAALKECLNVDRPVALLAYDYDAGDRIPMHEHAKAQLIYAIEGTMTVTTQEGQWVLLPTRAIWVPAKMRHSIRMRSRLRMRSAYFDDTVAGPAKGCAVVEVSPLLRELIVSMLSEPRAYPPDGRAAHLAALICNELRFTHTLPLHLPWPKDPGLRKICEAMQRRPSLTGSMDFWAAEMGISSRTLSRLFRKELKMSFQEWRLQLLLLEAQIRLAQGQSSSRIAKALGYDSHAAFSAMFRKSLGIPPSHYLRNLRPDSQSSR from the coding sequence ATGCAGACAGAACCTATCGATAAGCGGACAGATGCAGCATTAAAAGAGTGCCTCAATGTAGATCGTCCCGTCGCATTGCTGGCTTACGACTATGACGCTGGGGATCGCATCCCGATGCACGAGCATGCCAAGGCACAGCTGATCTACGCCATCGAAGGCACCATGACGGTGACTACGCAGGAGGGCCAGTGGGTTCTGCTGCCGACTCGCGCGATATGGGTACCGGCAAAGATGCGGCACTCGATACGCATGCGGAGCAGACTGCGGATGCGTTCGGCCTACTTTGACGACACCGTTGCCGGACCGGCGAAGGGCTGCGCCGTCGTCGAGGTGTCACCGCTCCTGCGCGAGCTCATCGTGAGCATGTTGAGCGAACCGCGAGCCTATCCACCCGATGGCCGCGCCGCGCATCTGGCCGCTCTCATCTGCAATGAACTGCGCTTTACCCACACGCTGCCTCTGCATCTTCCCTGGCCGAAAGACCCAGGACTACGAAAGATATGCGAGGCGATGCAGAGAAGGCCGAGCCTCACCGGAAGCATGGACTTCTGGGCCGCAGAGATGGGCATCAGCAGCCGCACACTGTCGAGGCTCTTTCGCAAAGAGTTGAAGATGAGCTTCCAGGAGTGGCGGCTTCAATTGTTGCTGCTTGAAGCGCAGATTCGCTTGGCGCAGGGACAGTCTAGCTCGCGCATTGCAAAGGCCCTCGGTTACGACAGCCACGCGGCGTTTTCAGCGATGTTTCGCAAATCGCTGGGCATTCCGCCCTCGCATTATCTTAGAAATCTTCGCCCAGACAGCCAATCATCGCGTTAA
- a CDS encoding DHA2 family efflux MFS transporter permease subunit, producing MAAIIAPFMEVLDTSIANVALPYIAGNLSSSLDESVWVLTSYLVANAIVLPTSGWISGRIGRKRFYLISIFLFTLSSFFCGIAPNLTALIFFRILQGLGGGGLQPTTQAILADVFPKERIASAFTLYSIVIVLAPTLGPVLGGWLSDNCGWRWIFFLNIPFGIAAYFMNRELQPETEIVQPRGSQIDYLGLSGVALGLGCLEYVMDRGERSDWFASPAITVCAIISGAALTLLVYHQLYRSKHPILQLRLLANRNFLLANVMIFFTYFARYASTTLLPEFTHGMLNYTATDSGLVLSPGSFVLLLFLPLVTWLMKHVDLRILIFSGLMVTSFSFYRLSSLSLAVDYSIIVKFRILESSGVALFLTPVSVLAYSQLKSGKNDAAASLYGLFRNLGSAIGISTVNTMLVRRAQVHRVYLGANITSGLPMLREAFAAPLCILQTHGGDSFSTAAMRSLGLLNEELNRQATILTYMDCFRLLMWISICLSPVALFFTIQRKQKPKSPSRVFSVKRAYRFEDTNNEKMKTRHTLEELPEEETLEGV from the coding sequence ATTGCCGCGATTATCGCTCCTTTTATGGAGGTGCTCGACACTTCCATTGCGAACGTCGCCCTTCCTTATATTGCGGGCAACCTGTCCTCGTCCCTGGATGAGTCGGTTTGGGTGCTCACTTCCTATCTGGTGGCGAATGCCATCGTCCTGCCAACCAGCGGATGGATCTCCGGAAGAATCGGGCGAAAGCGCTTCTACCTGATCTCAATCTTTCTCTTCACCCTCAGCTCGTTCTTCTGCGGCATCGCGCCCAACCTTACGGCGCTGATCTTCTTTCGTATCCTTCAGGGGTTGGGCGGTGGCGGGTTACAGCCAACAACACAGGCGATCCTTGCCGACGTCTTCCCCAAAGAACGCATTGCCTCTGCCTTCACTCTGTACTCCATCGTCATCGTGCTTGCCCCCACGCTTGGCCCGGTTTTGGGCGGATGGCTCAGCGACAACTGCGGTTGGCGCTGGATCTTCTTTCTCAACATCCCCTTCGGCATCGCAGCTTATTTTATGAACCGCGAGCTACAGCCGGAGACGGAGATCGTTCAGCCCAGGGGCAGCCAGATCGACTACCTCGGGCTCTCCGGTGTGGCACTCGGTCTTGGCTGTCTGGAGTACGTGATGGACCGCGGCGAGCGCTCCGACTGGTTCGCCTCGCCTGCCATCACCGTCTGCGCAATTATCTCCGGCGCGGCATTAACTCTGTTGGTCTATCACCAGCTCTACCGGTCGAAACATCCGATCCTGCAACTTCGCCTGCTGGCGAACAGAAATTTTCTGCTGGCAAATGTCATGATCTTCTTCACTTACTTTGCCCGCTACGCCAGCACCACGCTGCTGCCGGAGTTTACGCACGGAATGCTGAACTACACCGCGACCGACAGCGGCCTTGTGCTCTCTCCCGGCTCGTTCGTTCTGCTGCTGTTCCTGCCCCTGGTGACGTGGCTCATGAAGCACGTCGATCTTCGCATACTGATCTTCAGTGGCCTTATGGTGACTAGTTTTTCCTTCTACCGCTTGAGTTCACTCTCTCTCGCTGTGGACTATTCGATAATCGTTAAATTCCGCATCTTAGAGAGTTCAGGAGTTGCGCTTTTTCTAACGCCGGTAAGCGTCCTTGCCTACTCGCAACTGAAGTCAGGCAAGAATGACGCAGCGGCTTCGTTATACGGTCTGTTCCGTAATCTCGGATCGGCGATTGGTATCTCCACCGTAAACACCATGCTCGTGCGCAGGGCACAGGTTCACCGAGTCTACCTCGGTGCCAACATCACTTCAGGTTTGCCGATGCTTCGAGAAGCATTCGCTGCTCCGCTTTGTATCTTGCAAACTCATGGCGGAGATAGCTTCAGCACTGCGGCCATGCGATCGTTGGGCTTGCTCAATGAAGAACTGAATCGGCAAGCGACCATACTCACCTATATGGACTGCTTTCGGTTGTTGATGTGGATTTCGATATGTCTGTCTCCGGTGGCGCTATTTTTCACAATTCAAAGGAAGCAGAAGCCAAAGAGCCCATCCAGAGTCTTTTCAGTGAAGCGGGCGTATCGATTTGAAGATACGAATAACGAAAAAATGAAGACGAGACATACACTGGAGGAATTACCCGAAGAAGAGACTCTAGAGGGAGTTTGA